The sequence below is a genomic window from Micromonospora aurantiaca ATCC 27029.
CGCGCACCCCGCCCGGCGGCGGCGTGGTCGGCGTCGGCGACGGGTTGCTCCCGCCGCCGCGGGTGTAGACGGCCACGTAGTCGACGAGCATCGACCGGCCGGGCACCGTCGCCGCGGTGGGCGTCGCGGAGCCGGCCACGCCGTCCGGGAAGCCGCCGCCCATCGCCACGTTGAGCAGCAGGAAGTAACCGGCGTGGTTGGTCATCTGACTCCAGTACGGCTCACCGATCTGGTTCTGCCCGACGGTGTGGAAGAGCTGGCCGTCGACGTACCAGCGCAGTTGCTGCGGGCTGGTCGAGGCGTCCCACTCGAACCGGTAGGTGTGGAACGCCGACTGGCAGGTGCTACCCGGGCAGGCCCGGGAGGCGCCGATGCCGTTGAACTCCCCGCACGGGCCGCCCGGCGCGACGCCGCAGTGCAGCACGCCCCAGACCGAGTTGATCCCGTTGACGTTCTCCATCACGTCGAACTCACCGATGCCCGGCCAGTTCTGGTAGTTGCCCCGGTACGGCGAGCCGAGCGCCCAGAACGCCGGCCAGTACCCGGACGCCGCCGCGCCCGTCACGTTCGGCATCTGGATCCGGCCCTCCAGGGCCAGCACACCACCCGACGGCGGCTTGAAGTTCGCCCGTACCGTCTCGATCCGGGCCGAGGTCCAGCGGCCGGCCGAGTCCCGCAACGGCGTGATGCGCAGGTTGCCCGAGCCGTCGTGGGCCAGGTTCGCGGTGCTGGACGTGTAGGTCTGGATCTCGCCGGTGCCCCAGTTGGCCGGGCCGCCCGGGTAGCCGGTGCCGGTGTCGATGATCCAGTTGGCGGACGAGGGCAGCGTGCCGGCGGAGCCGGTGAAGTCGTCGCTCCACACCAGGTTCCATCCGGACGGTGTCGGGGGCACCGCGGCCTGGGCGGTCATCGAGACGCCCGCGAGCGCTGTGGTGAGCGCGAGGACACCGGCGGCCAGGGCGAGCCGGCGGCGTGTTCGGGGCACGGTGGCGGAGGCGGCCGGAGCCGCCGGGATCGAATTCATTCGGGGTGCCTCTCTGCGGGGACGGGTCCGGGAGAGCGCTCTCTGAGAGCGATTTCTACGCGCCCGCCCCCGCACTTGTCAACGCTTGTCGATGGCCGCCGCCGGCTGCGGCCGGCGCAGCACCACCTGCTCCAGCGCCGTCCACGCCGTGGTGGTGACCAGATAGAGCACCGCTGCCAGCGGCACCACGAGCGCCACCAGCACCGTGCCGTACGGCAGCAGCGGCAGCACCCGCCCGAGCACCGCCGCGCCCGGACCCTCGGCCGGCGTCCCGGCCACGGTGCCGGTGGCGGCCGCCGCCCGGCGCATCCGCCGCGACGACCACCAGGCCAGCGCCAGCAGCGCGGCCAGCAGCACGCCGAACACCAGCGGCACCGGGCCGGCCAGGCCGTCGCCGAGATGCCACCCCAGCGGTACGCCGGCGAGCCGCTCCCCCAGCAGCTCCGGCGCGCCGTCACCGGTGGCGAACAGGCGGTACATGACCAGGAAGAACGGTGCCTGCAACAGAGCCGGCAGGCAGCCCGCCACCGGGCTGGCACCGGCGTTGCGGTAGAGCGCGAACAGCTCGCTCTGGAGGCGGGCCGGATCGTCGGCGTACCGGCGCTGGAGTTCCCGTACCTCGGGGGCGAGCGCGGTGCGACGCCGCTCCCCGCGGACCTGGGCCACTGTCAGCGGGGAGATCAGCAGCCGGACGGCGACTGTGAACAGGACGATGGCGGCCGCAGTCGCGGCGCCGCCGGTGAGCGGGGCGAGCACGTCGGCGAGCCAGGTGACGACTGTGGCCGCGGCCGAGGCCGCGGAGTGCAACGGTGCGAAGGCGAGCATGGGTGGACCCCTCGATGGCGATTCCGGGTGTCCCGGGCGGCGACGTGCCGCACGGCGGGACGGATGACGACGGAATCGGCCGCGGAAGCCGGGATGGAGGGATCTACCGGCCCGCCGACGCGGGCCGGAAGAAGGTGGCTACGCGGCCGAGGGGTGCAGGCCGGGAGCGCGGGGGCGCGGACGCCCCGGTGCGTCCGGGTCGACCTGCCGGGGCACCCCGCGGCGGCGGGCGCGGGCACGCAGCGCGGCGGCGAACCGGGTGCCGGGCGGCGTGGGCAGCGCGCGGACCCGCAGCGCGAGCAGCGTGGCGAGCAGCAGCGCGGCGACGACCGCCGCACCGGCGATCAGCCCGGCCGGCCGGTCGGCGAACAGGGCGAGCGCGTACGCCCACGCTCCCGTCAGCACCGCCAGCATCCCCGTCACACGGCCACCCTAGCCCGCCGTGTCACGCC
It includes:
- a CDS encoding carbohydrate-binding protein, which translates into the protein MNSIPAAPAASATVPRTRRRLALAAGVLALTTALAGVSMTAQAAVPPTPSGWNLVWSDDFTGSAGTLPSSANWIIDTGTGYPGGPANWGTGEIQTYTSSTANLAHDGSGNLRITPLRDSAGRWTSARIETVRANFKPPSGGVLALEGRIQMPNVTGAAASGYWPAFWALGSPYRGNYQNWPGIGEFDVMENVNGINSVWGVLHCGVAPGGPCGEFNGIGASRACPGSTCQSAFHTYRFEWDASTSPQQLRWYVDGQLFHTVGQNQIGEPYWSQMTNHAGYFLLLNVAMGGGFPDGVAGSATPTAATVPGRSMLVDYVAVYTRGGGSNPSPTPTTPPPGGVRDAYATIQAESFNAQNGVQVETCAEGGQDIGWLANGDWARYDNVDFGSTPPRDFVARVASGAASGVSGLVEVRVDSPTAPPIGSFAVGNTGGWQTWRSVPGNVGAVTGRHTVYLTFSSGQPSDFVNVNWFTFRR
- a CDS encoding YidC/Oxa1 family membrane protein insertase, encoding MLAFAPLHSAASAAATVVTWLADVLAPLTGGAATAAAIVLFTVAVRLLISPLTVAQVRGERRRTALAPEVRELQRRYADDPARLQSELFALYRNAGASPVAGCLPALLQAPFFLVMYRLFATGDGAPELLGERLAGVPLGWHLGDGLAGPVPLVFGVLLAALLALAWWSSRRMRRAAAATGTVAGTPAEGPGAAVLGRVLPLLPYGTVLVALVVPLAAVLYLVTTTAWTALEQVVLRRPQPAAAIDKR
- a CDS encoding DUF6412 domain-containing protein; the encoded protein is MLAVLTGAWAYALALFADRPAGLIAGAAVVAALLLATLLALRVRALPTPPGTRFAAALRARARRRGVPRQVDPDAPGRPRPRAPGLHPSAA